A genomic stretch from bacterium includes:
- the ilvC gene encoding ketol-acid reductoisomerase, producing the protein MANVFYEKDCPLDALSGKTVAIMGYGSQGHAHALNLKDSGVNVVVGLRAGSKSAGAVKAAGLAVAPPSEAAKSAQVVMMLVPDMAQKKLYEEAVRPNLDAGDALLFAHGFNIHFGQIVPPDDVDVGMIAPKGPGHMVRRVYENGQGVPAIIAVHQDATGKAWDIVKAYAAGIGAARAGLIETTFAEETETDLFGEQAVLCGGTSELIRAGFDTLIGAGYQPEVAYFECLHELKLIVDLIYEQGIAGMRASISETAKYGDVMKGREIITDDTRATMKRLLADIQSGKFAKEWIAENEAGLPVYTKRLAEDAEHPVEQTGKKLRAMMGWLKK; encoded by the coding sequence ATGGCGAACGTGTTTTACGAAAAGGACTGCCCGCTTGACGCGCTGTCGGGCAAGACCGTCGCGATCATGGGCTACGGCAGCCAGGGGCACGCGCACGCGCTGAACCTCAAGGACAGCGGCGTCAACGTCGTCGTCGGGCTGCGCGCGGGATCGAAATCCGCCGGCGCCGTCAAGGCGGCGGGGCTGGCGGTCGCCCCGCCTTCGGAGGCCGCGAAAAGCGCGCAGGTCGTGATGATGCTCGTGCCGGACATGGCGCAAAAGAAGTTGTACGAGGAGGCGGTGCGGCCGAATCTCGATGCGGGCGACGCGCTGCTTTTCGCGCACGGATTCAACATCCACTTCGGGCAGATCGTCCCGCCGGATGACGTCGATGTCGGCATGATCGCGCCCAAGGGCCCCGGCCACATGGTCCGCCGCGTGTACGAAAACGGCCAGGGCGTGCCGGCGATCATCGCGGTGCACCAGGACGCGACGGGCAAGGCGTGGGACATCGTGAAGGCGTACGCCGCGGGCATCGGCGCCGCGCGCGCGGGACTCATCGAGACGACGTTCGCCGAGGAGACGGAGACGGATCTTTTCGGCGAGCAGGCCGTTCTTTGCGGCGGCACGTCGGAGCTGATCCGCGCGGGATTCGACACGCTGATCGGCGCGGGCTACCAGCCGGAGGTCGCGTATTTCGAGTGCCTGCACGAATTGAAGCTCATCGTCGATCTGATCTACGAGCAGGGCATCGCCGGCATGCGCGCGTCGATTTCCGAGACGGCCAAATACGGCGACGTGATGAAGGGCCGCGAGATCATCACCGACGATACGCGCGCGACGATGAAGCGCCTTCTCGCGGACATCCAGTCCGGCAAGTTCGCAAAGGAGTGGATCGCGGAAAACGAGGCCGGCCTGCCGGTTTACACGAAGCGCCTGGCCGAGGATGCGGAACACCCGGTGGAACAGACCGGCAAGAAGCTGCGCGCCATGATGGGATGGCTGAAGAAGTAG
- a CDS encoding 2-isopropylmalate synthase produces the protein MDKVLFFDTTLRDGEQSPGINLNAGEKLEIAEQLARLRVDIIEAGFPIASEGDFNAVKAIADRVRGPVICALARANEADIACAGRAIAGAEKPRIHTFISSSPSHLKHQLKKSEAEVLEIAVRSVRQAKALCRDVEFSAMDATRSDVDYLIRMFNAAIEAGATTINVPDTVGYALPDEYAHLIATLRRKVKGAGKVVWSVHCHDDLGLAVANSLAAIAKGARQVEVAINGIGERAGNAALEEVAMAIRTRRDLMKVDTNLDVAHIGDTSRKVSRLTGYPIPRNKAVVGTNAFLHESGIHQDGVLKERSTYEIMQPEQIGHRADNIVLGKHSGRHAFSKKLEELGIHLAGDDLERAFKKFKDTADAKKNVAYQELEAIAYDVLGVVPDELQIETYQSLGGINLIPYAVVRLSKKGRAHEATASGDGQIDALYRAIAKAARFKGRLLRYHVEAATQGQDAMGEVTVTVSDGDLVMQGRGSSTDVVEASARAYLNAINRLAKKKAMPKTLGRAERAAKAAVRAAS, from the coding sequence ATGGACAAGGTCCTCTTTTTCGACACGACACTTCGCGACGGCGAGCAGTCGCCGGGCATCAACCTGAACGCGGGCGAAAAACTTGAGATCGCCGAACAGCTCGCGCGGCTTCGCGTCGACATCATCGAGGCCGGCTTCCCGATCGCGTCCGAGGGCGATTTCAACGCCGTGAAAGCGATCGCCGATCGCGTGCGCGGGCCGGTCATCTGCGCGCTCGCGCGGGCGAACGAGGCGGACATCGCGTGCGCGGGCCGCGCGATTGCCGGCGCCGAAAAACCGCGCATCCACACGTTCATCTCAAGCTCGCCCTCGCACCTGAAACACCAACTCAAGAAATCCGAGGCCGAGGTGCTGGAGATCGCGGTGCGTTCCGTACGTCAGGCGAAGGCGCTTTGCCGCGATGTCGAGTTTTCCGCGATGGACGCGACGCGCTCGGACGTGGACTACCTCATCCGCATGTTCAACGCGGCGATCGAGGCGGGCGCGACGACGATCAACGTGCCGGATACCGTGGGCTACGCGCTGCCGGATGAATACGCCCATCTCATCGCGACATTGCGGCGCAAGGTGAAAGGCGCGGGCAAGGTCGTGTGGAGCGTGCATTGCCACGACGATCTCGGCCTTGCGGTCGCGAATTCCCTCGCGGCGATCGCCAAGGGCGCGCGCCAGGTGGAGGTCGCCATCAACGGCATCGGCGAGCGCGCGGGCAACGCCGCGCTCGAGGAGGTGGCGATGGCGATCCGCACGCGGCGCGATCTGATGAAGGTGGACACGAACCTCGACGTCGCGCACATCGGCGACACGTCGCGCAAGGTCAGCCGCCTGACGGGCTATCCGATTCCGCGCAACAAGGCGGTCGTCGGAACGAACGCGTTCTTGCACGAGTCGGGCATCCACCAGGACGGCGTGCTGAAGGAGCGCAGCACCTACGAGATCATGCAGCCGGAGCAGATCGGCCATCGCGCCGACAACATCGTGCTCGGCAAGCACTCCGGCCGGCACGCGTTTTCGAAAAAGCTCGAAGAGCTCGGCATCCACCTGGCGGGCGACGACCTTGAACGCGCGTTCAAGAAGTTCAAGGACACCGCGGACGCGAAGAAAAACGTGGCGTATCAGGAACTCGAGGCGATCGCCTACGACGTGCTCGGCGTGGTGCCCGACGAGTTGCAGATCGAGACGTATCAGTCGCTCGGCGGCATCAACCTGATTCCGTACGCCGTCGTGCGGCTTTCGAAAAAGGGCCGCGCCCACGAGGCAACCGCGAGCGGCGACGGGCAGATCGACGCGCTCTACCGCGCGATCGCCAAGGCCGCGCGCTTCAAGGGCCGCCTGCTTCGCTATCACGTCGAGGCGGCGACGCAAGGCCAGGACGCGATGGGCGAGGTGACGGTGACGGTATCCGACGGCGACCTCGTCATGCAGGGGCGCGGATCGTCCACCGATGTCGTCGAAGCGTCCGCGCGCGCGTACCTGAACGCCATCAACCGCCTGGCGAAAAAGAAGGCGATGCCCAAAACGCTTGGCCGCGCCGAGCGCGCCGCCAAGGCGGCCGTGCGTGCGGCGTCGTGA
- a CDS encoding 3-isopropylmalate dehydrogenase yields MKTYDIGVIGGDGIGPEVTAEATKVLRAVADRRGFSVRLHHHPLGGEHFMKTGELVSGERLRELAELDSVLLGAVGHPDVKPGVLEQGILLKMRFDLDLYINLRPVKLLPGVPCPLAKAPVGLDFVVVRENTEGLYAGAGGFLKKGTADEVATQESINTRKGVERCVRYAFDVAARRERKLLTLCGKTNVLTYAWDLWERTFNEVAREYDGVKTEYQHVDALSMFLLMNPDRFDVIVTDNMFGDIVTDAAAMLQGGLGLAPSGNIHPGGAAIFEPVHGSAPQFTGKGVVNPLAAIASVQMMLEHLGENGAAADIERATIATIPFVGGMNIGEMKLSTSEVGGAVIAHLADAS; encoded by the coding sequence ATGAAAACGTACGACATCGGCGTCATCGGCGGAGACGGCATCGGCCCGGAGGTGACGGCGGAAGCTACGAAGGTCCTACGCGCCGTCGCGGATCGCCGCGGATTTTCCGTGCGCCTTCATCATCATCCGCTCGGCGGCGAACATTTCATGAAGACTGGCGAGCTTGTCTCCGGCGAACGCCTGCGCGAGCTCGCGGAACTTGATTCCGTGCTGCTCGGCGCCGTCGGCCATCCGGACGTGAAACCCGGCGTGCTCGAACAGGGCATCCTTTTGAAGATGCGCTTTGATCTCGATCTGTACATCAACCTGCGTCCGGTGAAGCTGCTCCCCGGCGTGCCCTGCCCGCTTGCCAAGGCGCCCGTCGGCCTCGATTTCGTTGTCGTGCGCGAGAACACTGAGGGCCTGTACGCGGGCGCGGGCGGATTCCTCAAAAAAGGCACGGCCGACGAAGTGGCGACGCAGGAATCCATCAACACGCGCAAGGGTGTGGAGCGGTGCGTGCGGTATGCTTTCGATGTCGCGGCAAGGCGCGAGCGCAAGTTGCTCACGCTTTGCGGCAAGACGAACGTGCTGACTTACGCTTGGGATCTGTGGGAGCGCACGTTCAATGAGGTCGCGCGCGAATACGACGGTGTGAAAACCGAATACCAGCACGTGGATGCGCTTTCGATGTTCCTGCTCATGAACCCGGATCGCTTTGACGTGATCGTCACGGACAACATGTTCGGCGACATCGTCACGGACGCCGCCGCGATGCTGCAAGGCGGGCTGGGGCTTGCGCCAAGCGGCAACATCCACCCGGGCGGCGCGGCGATCTTCGAGCCGGTGCACGGGTCCGCTCCGCAATTCACCGGAAAGGGCGTCGTCAATCCGCTGGCCGCGATCGCGTCCGTGCAGATGATGCTGGAACACCTCGGCGAAAACGGCGCCGCGGCGGACATCGAGCGCGCGACGATTGCGACCATCCCCTTCGTGGGCGGCATGAATATCGGCGAGATGAAGCTGTCGACCTCCGAGGTTGGTGGCGCGGTCATCGCGCATCTTGCGGACGCGTCATGA
- the cimA gene encoding citramalate synthase, producing the protein MSDNGRIILYDTTLRDGMAREGVTLSVNDKIKIAHALDDFGIDYIEGGYPHSNPKELEFFRRMTAAPLARARLTAFGSTRRKDTAPGDDDNLRSLLDAKTPAVCIFGKTSEFQVKVALATTPAENLAMIRDSVAFLREAGREVIYDAEHFFDGYKQDADYAKQTLAAARDAGAAFLVLCDTNGGTTPGEIERVVRDLSAAGFANLGIHTHNDIECAVANSLVAVEAGCVMVQGTMNGLGERTGNANLCSIIPTLELKMNRPCLPQGRLARLVELSHFVSETANLQHNPYQAYVGKSAFAHKGGAHGSAVSRDPSTYEHIDPSLVGNERKLVVSEIAGRSMIMDRAEKLGITFTPDQLKHLLARIKELEYQGYTFEAADGSLALLLMEEAGVRRRFFEVEGYHVHLHRRSRTDGLVDATIKIKVGDKRFVTAAEGNGPVNALDGALRRCVEEIYEETKQIELLDYKVRVIEGSHGTAAVTRVLIESGDGHETWGTIGVHENIIKASWDALYDAIEYGLHRLRPAQNA; encoded by the coding sequence ATGAGCGATAACGGACGCATCATCCTGTACGACACAACGCTGCGCGACGGCATGGCGCGCGAGGGCGTGACGCTGTCGGTCAACGACAAGATCAAGATCGCTCACGCGCTCGATGATTTCGGCATCGACTACATCGAGGGCGGCTACCCGCACTCGAACCCGAAGGAGCTGGAATTTTTCCGGCGCATGACCGCCGCGCCGCTTGCGCGCGCGCGGCTGACGGCGTTTGGCTCCACGCGGCGCAAGGACACCGCTCCCGGCGATGACGACAATCTGCGCTCGCTTCTCGACGCGAAAACGCCCGCGGTGTGCATCTTCGGCAAGACGAGCGAGTTTCAGGTGAAGGTCGCGCTTGCCACGACGCCGGCCGAGAATCTCGCGATGATCCGCGATTCCGTCGCGTTTTTGCGCGAGGCCGGGCGTGAGGTGATTTACGATGCCGAGCACTTTTTCGACGGCTACAAACAGGATGCCGACTACGCAAAACAGACGCTCGCCGCCGCGCGCGACGCAGGCGCCGCGTTTCTCGTCTTGTGCGACACGAACGGCGGCACGACGCCCGGCGAAATCGAGCGCGTCGTGCGCGATCTGTCCGCCGCGGGTTTTGCGAATCTGGGCATCCACACGCACAACGACATCGAGTGCGCGGTGGCCAATTCGCTCGTCGCGGTCGAGGCGGGGTGCGTCATGGTGCAAGGCACGATGAACGGCCTTGGCGAACGGACGGGCAACGCGAATCTGTGCAGCATCATCCCGACGCTCGAGTTGAAGATGAATCGCCCATGCCTGCCGCAAGGCCGGCTCGCGCGCCTTGTGGAGTTGTCGCACTTCGTCTCCGAGACGGCGAACCTTCAGCACAATCCGTATCAAGCCTACGTCGGCAAGAGCGCGTTCGCGCACAAGGGCGGCGCGCACGGCTCGGCGGTAAGCCGCGACCCCTCGACATACGAACACATCGACCCGTCACTCGTCGGCAACGAGCGCAAGCTCGTCGTTTCCGAGATCGCAGGGCGCTCGATGATCATGGACCGTGCGGAGAAGCTCGGCATCACGTTCACGCCCGATCAGCTCAAGCACCTGCTCGCGCGCATCAAGGAATTGGAGTACCAGGGCTACACCTTCGAGGCGGCGGACGGGTCGCTTGCGCTGTTGTTGATGGAAGAAGCCGGTGTGCGGCGGCGCTTTTTCGAGGTCGAGGGCTACCACGTCCATCTGCACCGCCGCTCGCGGACCGACGGACTTGTCGACGCGACGATCAAGATCAAGGTCGGCGACAAACGCTTCGTCACCGCCGCGGAGGGCAACGGCCCGGTAAACGCGCTCGACGGCGCGCTCAGGCGATGCGTCGAGGAGATTTACGAGGAGACGAAGCAGATCGAGCTTCTCGACTACAAGGTGCGCGTCATCGAGGGCAGCCACGGCACCGCCGCGGTGACGCGCGTTCTCATCGAATCCGGCGACGGCCACGAAACCTGGGGCACGATCGGCGTGCACGAAAACATCATCAAGGCAAGCTGGGACGCGCTGTACGACGCCATCGAATACGGCCTTCATCGCCTGCGTCCGGCGCAAAACGCATGA
- the aroF gene encoding 3-deoxy-7-phosphoheptulonate synthase: MTKIPTKLDEIRAELDCADEELLSALRRRMELVEHVAAEKLAHPQTSLRDKNREKELLAALQKKARERGLNPYYVGRIFNDIIEYSMDEQQRLLSRADAQADAKLVRVGYQGVEGAYSFLAANKYFARQLDHCAFVGFRTFREVVAACEAGDLDFAVLPIENTIAGSINATYRLLDESSLSVVGEEVWQVVHCLIGLENVPLGHIRHVASHPQALLQCGEFLSQLTNCTIESFTDTAEAVRRVKERQDITHAAIASEDAADLYGLAVVKRDIADQRENYTKFVVVSKKAIAYDRRIPCKVSFVLMTDHTEGALLSCLRPFHDHGLNLVKLESRPMLHVPWEYQFFIDVEGHLDDPKMSAALDEVRQRARHLKILGCYPIRAKGFDAVSVPPEAEPFAPTGEAAPEEEPKPAKPAPYKLAARVPGRKDTQIRIGDAVIGGGGFTIIAGPCAVESKEQIGEAARIVRERGGQLLRGGVFKPRSSPYAFQGMGYEGLDILVEAGRTVGLPVVTEVLHPNDVAKVAAKADMLQIGARNMQNFSLLAEVGRVRRPVLLKRGMMASVEELLLAAEYILAGGNTQVVLCERGIRTFETATRNTLDLQAVPVLKKLTHLPVIVDPSHAAGDRTIINAMALSAMTAGADGIIVEVHPHPDEALCDGPQALTPELFADLTAKLRAVGKALGIED, encoded by the coding sequence ATGACGAAAATACCGACGAAGCTGGACGAGATCCGCGCCGAGCTCGATTGCGCGGACGAGGAGCTGCTTTCCGCGCTGCGCCGGCGCATGGAGCTGGTGGAACATGTGGCCGCGGAGAAACTTGCGCATCCGCAGACGAGCCTGCGCGACAAAAATCGCGAAAAGGAATTGCTCGCGGCGCTGCAAAAAAAGGCGCGTGAGCGCGGTCTGAATCCGTATTACGTCGGGCGCATCTTCAACGACATCATTGAATATTCGATGGACGAGCAGCAGCGCCTGCTCTCGCGAGCGGACGCGCAGGCCGACGCGAAGCTCGTGCGCGTCGGCTATCAGGGCGTCGAGGGCGCCTACAGCTTTCTGGCCGCGAACAAATATTTCGCGAGGCAGCTCGACCACTGCGCGTTCGTCGGTTTTCGCACGTTCCGCGAGGTGGTGGCCGCGTGCGAGGCGGGCGACCTGGATTTCGCCGTGCTGCCGATCGAAAACACGATCGCCGGTTCGATCAACGCGACCTACCGCCTTCTCGACGAAAGCTCGCTGTCGGTCGTCGGGGAGGAAGTGTGGCAGGTCGTGCATTGCCTGATCGGCCTCGAAAACGTTCCGCTCGGGCACATCCGCCACGTCGCCTCGCACCCGCAGGCGCTGTTGCAATGCGGCGAGTTTCTCTCGCAACTGACCAACTGCACCATCGAAAGCTTCACCGACACCGCCGAAGCGGTGCGCCGCGTGAAGGAGCGACAGGACATCACGCACGCCGCGATCGCAAGTGAGGACGCGGCGGATTTGTACGGCCTCGCGGTCGTCAAACGCGACATTGCCGATCAGCGTGAGAACTACACAAAGTTCGTCGTCGTCTCGAAAAAGGCGATCGCGTACGATCGGCGCATCCCGTGCAAGGTGTCGTTCGTGTTGATGACCGATCACACCGAGGGCGCGCTGCTTTCGTGCCTGCGCCCGTTCCACGATCACGGCCTGAACCTCGTCAAGCTCGAGAGCCGGCCGATGCTGCACGTGCCGTGGGAGTATCAGTTCTTCATCGACGTGGAGGGACACCTGGACGATCCGAAGATGTCCGCCGCGCTTGACGAGGTGCGCCAGCGCGCGCGGCACCTGAAGATTTTGGGCTGCTATCCCATACGCGCGAAGGGCTTCGACGCGGTGAGCGTGCCGCCCGAGGCGGAACCGTTCGCGCCGACCGGTGAGGCCGCGCCCGAGGAAGAGCCGAAACCCGCCAAGCCCGCGCCCTACAAGCTCGCGGCGCGCGTGCCGGGCCGGAAGGACACGCAGATCAGGATCGGCGACGCCGTCATCGGCGGCGGCGGTTTCACGATCATCGCCGGCCCGTGCGCGGTGGAATCGAAGGAGCAGATCGGCGAGGCGGCGCGCATCGTGCGCGAACGCGGCGGTCAGCTTTTGCGCGGCGGCGTGTTCAAGCCGCGTTCGTCCCCCTACGCATTCCAGGGCATGGGCTACGAGGGGCTCGACATCCTCGTCGAAGCGGGGCGCACGGTCGGACTGCCCGTGGTGACGGAAGTGCTGCACCCCAACGATGTCGCGAAAGTGGCCGCCAAGGCCGACATGCTGCAAATCGGCGCGCGCAACATGCAGAACTTCTCGCTGCTGGCCGAGGTCGGGCGCGTGCGCCGCCCGGTGCTGCTCAAACGCGGGATGATGGCGTCCGTCGAGGAATTGCTGCTCGCGGCGGAGTACATCCTGGCCGGCGGCAACACGCAGGTGGTCCTGTGCGAGCGCGGCATCCGAACGTTCGAAACCGCGACGCGCAACACGCTCGATCTTCAGGCGGTGCCGGTGCTGAAAAAGCTGACGCACCTGCCGGTGATCGTCGATCCGTCGCACGCGGCGGGCGACCGCACCATCATCAACGCCATGGCTCTATCGGCCATGACCGCGGGCGCCGACGGTATCATCGTGGAGGTGCATCCGCACCCGGACGAGGCGTTGTGCGACGGCCCGCAGGCGCTGACGCCGGAGCTGTTCGCGGACCTGACGGCGAAACTGCGCGCCGTGGGGAAAGCGCTGGGAATCGAAGATTGA
- a CDS encoding C45 family peptidase produces the protein MNRRVIVATILLAALAAMPAFAAEMVNGELWAVGNQRVLHIWGTDYEMGYAHGYLLAQDILDNMDVYLYPGGRYTAPEYEFIRDTSLATLSFHPEFAQEVQGVYDGMVASGVDLDVPSIGRDLNLGDLIALTGTRELAGLWCSTWAGWGTATEADPEIAGGLAIGHNTDYNLIDVSPFHAGEHGVIFAYEPGDPARQRYASIGFPGFLGMVSGMNEHGVGIVINRGSFRPDPDDMILDPKPDIGVFETRRAISLADHNGDGENNILDIHDYYADEVRQYASIIVQAFGPAANFQPPTAALEINNLTRASRLPGDDPNLAPNQILTLNWEDKLFPTRPFFHQFRYNYSLNVINDYQKKVNLESIWGFLLAGAGARDVSVTLHSMIWLPDAMRVGASFWNDFDNLPAENNVWYDFEDLFSPPIPGDDDDDDAGDDDTADDDADDDDASGDDDAADDDDDLSDDDDASDDDDAAADDDAAADGAAAEEDSAPEGEMEGCGC, from the coding sequence ATGAACCGTCGAGTCATCGTCGCAACGATCCTTCTTGCCGCCCTCGCGGCCATGCCCGCGTTTGCCGCCGAGATGGTCAACGGCGAGCTGTGGGCCGTTGGCAACCAGCGCGTCCTGCACATCTGGGGCACGGACTACGAGATGGGCTATGCGCACGGCTATCTGCTGGCGCAGGACATCCTGGACAACATGGATGTTTACCTCTATCCCGGTGGGCGCTACACCGCGCCGGAATACGAGTTCATCCGCGACACGTCGCTCGCGACGCTCTCGTTTCACCCGGAATTCGCCCAGGAGGTGCAGGGCGTTTACGACGGCATGGTCGCCTCGGGCGTCGATCTCGATGTGCCGTCGATCGGCCGCGACTTGAACCTCGGCGACTTGATCGCGCTGACCGGCACGCGCGAGCTGGCGGGGCTTTGGTGCTCGACGTGGGCGGGCTGGGGCACGGCGACGGAGGCGGATCCGGAAATCGCGGGTGGCCTCGCGATCGGCCACAACACGGACTACAACCTCATCGACGTCTCGCCGTTTCACGCCGGCGAACACGGCGTCATCTTCGCGTACGAACCGGGCGACCCGGCGCGGCAGCGCTACGCGTCGATCGGCTTTCCAGGATTTCTCGGCATGGTTTCGGGCATGAACGAGCACGGCGTCGGAATCGTGATCAACCGCGGTTCGTTTCGCCCCGATCCGGACGACATGATCCTCGATCCCAAGCCCGACATCGGGGTGTTCGAGACGCGGCGCGCGATCAGCCTCGCCGACCACAACGGCGACGGCGAAAACAACATCCTCGACATCCACGATTACTACGCCGACGAGGTGCGGCAATACGCGTCGATCATCGTCCAGGCGTTCGGCCCGGCGGCGAATTTCCAGCCGCCGACGGCCGCGCTCGAGATCAACAACCTCACGCGCGCCTCGCGACTGCCGGGCGATGATCCGAACCTTGCGCCCAATCAGATCCTGACGCTCAACTGGGAAGACAAGCTTTTCCCGACGCGGCCGTTCTTCCACCAGTTCCGCTACAACTACTCGCTGAACGTCATCAACGACTACCAGAAGAAGGTGAACCTCGAATCGATCTGGGGCTTCCTGCTGGCCGGCGCGGGCGCGCGCGATGTTTCCGTCACGTTGCACTCGATGATCTGGCTTCCGGACGCGATGCGCGTCGGCGCCTCGTTCTGGAACGACTTCGACAATTTGCCCGCCGAAAACAACGTCTGGTACGACTTCGAGGATCTCTTTTCGCCGCCTATCCCCGGCGACGACGACGACGATGACGCGGGCGATGACGACACCGCGGACGACGACGCGGACGACGACGATGCGTCCGGTGACGATGATGCGGCCGACGATGACGATGATTTGTCGGACGATGACGATGCGTCAGATGACGACGACGCGGCCGCGGATGACGATGCCGCCGCGGACGGCGCTGCAGCGGAAGAGGACAGCGCGCCGGAAGGCGAAATGGAAGGCTGCGGCTGTTGA
- a CDS encoding OsmC family protein encodes MKMTITFPGGAKVDAAWDGYVVHTDQPVAFGGEESAPSPMSLFLASLGACAGYYVQAFCRGRELSVEGIRVVQENVWDKDAKRFSDIRIRVETPHEFPEKYREPMIRAVSQCSVKKALADPPNIEVAVVTTE; translated from the coding sequence ATGAAAATGACGATCACATTCCCCGGCGGCGCGAAGGTCGACGCGGCGTGGGACGGCTACGTCGTGCACACCGATCAGCCCGTCGCGTTCGGCGGCGAGGAGAGCGCGCCAAGCCCGATGTCCTTGTTTCTCGCGTCGCTCGGCGCGTGCGCGGGCTACTACGTGCAGGCGTTTTGCCGCGGGCGCGAGCTTTCCGTCGAGGGCATTCGCGTCGTTCAGGAAAACGTTTGGGACAAGGACGCCAAGCGCTTTTCCGACATCCGCATCCGCGTGGAAACGCCGCACGAGTTTCCGGAGAAGTACCGCGAGCCGATGATCCGCGCCGTGTCGCAGTGCTCGGTGAAAAAGGCGCTGGCCGATCCGCCGAATATCGAGGTGGCCGTCGTCACGACGGAGTAG
- a CDS encoding ferredoxin--NADP reductase → MPDTDHLIEARAAYNATITSFKFCNPDLAIIRVRPDDGVPEYKPGQYTTLGLLRGEARAPECQDDPYEPGEAGKMVKRAYSICHPVFSDADPAALAPHPLGYLEFFIVLIREAAPDKPPLLTPRLFALSEGSRIFCAPRVVGKYTLDTCAEDMARHGDDLNLVFVSTGTGEAPHHVMIWDLLRRGFKGRLFSIMCSRYRADMGYANMHRRLAELYPNYDFVEITTRDTPGRKMYIQSFVEEGHLFERHAGFADPARTHYYLCGNPAMIGLPTRSDGTKTYPATKGLVEVLENLGFAADHKRETGNIHFEEYW, encoded by the coding sequence TTGCCTGATACGGACCATCTCATCGAAGCGCGCGCGGCGTACAACGCGACAATAACGTCGTTCAAATTTTGCAATCCCGACCTCGCGATCATTCGCGTGCGTCCGGATGACGGCGTCCCGGAATACAAGCCGGGCCAATACACGACGCTCGGTCTTCTGCGCGGCGAGGCGCGTGCGCCCGAATGCCAGGACGATCCGTACGAACCCGGCGAGGCGGGCAAAATGGTCAAGCGCGCGTATTCGATCTGCCATCCGGTGTTTTCGGACGCCGATCCGGCAGCGCTCGCGCCGCATCCGCTCGGCTATCTGGAATTTTTCATCGTACTCATCCGGGAAGCCGCGCCCGACAAGCCGCCGCTTCTCACCCCGCGCCTTTTCGCGCTTTCGGAAGGTTCGCGGATTTTCTGCGCGCCGCGCGTGGTCGGCAAATACACGCTCGACACCTGCGCCGAGGACATGGCGAGGCACGGCGACGACCTGAATCTCGTGTTCGTCTCCACGGGAACGGGCGAGGCGCCGCACCACGTGATGATCTGGGATCTTCTGCGCCGGGGCTTCAAGGGTCGGCTCTTTTCGATCATGTGCTCGCGCTACCGCGCCGACATGGGCTACGCGAACATGCACCGGCGGCTCGCGGAACTTTATCCAAACTACGACTTCGTCGAGATCACCACGCGCGACACGCCGGGCCGGAAGATGTACATCCAGTCCTTTGTCGAGGAGGGGCATCTGTTCGAGCGGCACGCGGGTTTTGCCGATCCCGCACGAACGCACTACTACCTGTGCGGCAATCCCGCGATGATCGGCCTGCCGACACGAAGCGACGGCACAAAGACGTATCCGGCGACCAAGGGCCTCGTCGAAGTGCTCGAAAATCTCGGATTCGCGGCCGACCACAAACGCGAGACCGGCAACATCCACTTCGAGGAATATTGGTAG